The following nucleotide sequence is from Verrucomicrobiota bacterium.
TGGTCCCTTCGCGGCCGACGACATAAATCCGATTGTTCATGCCAATCGGCGAAGAATAGATCGTGGTGACGCCTTCGAGCCGTTCCTGAAGGAAGTGGGGCTGGCCTGTGGCCGCGTCGAGACAAGTGATCAGCGCGTTGATGTGTTGGAAGAAATAAAGCAACCCGTCGTAGAGCAGCGGCGACGATACATACGACGTGCCGCGCGTGAATTTCCAGAGCACCGCGTCGGTGCCGGTCAGGTCGCCCGCGCCGCCTAGCTTGATCGCCATGGCCATCGGGGAGGTGCGTTGGCCGGACATGGCATAGACCGCATTCTGATCGACGACCACCATGGGGATAACGTTGATGCCAAGCCCCGAACATTGCCAGAGCACTTCACCGTTTTCCGGGTCGTAACTGCGGACGGCTTTGGCGCCGTTCACGATGACTTGCGTTTTGCCGCCGCGTTCGAGAACAAAGGGCGTCGTCCAACTGGAACCTTCATCCCGTTTCTTCGTCCATAATTCCCGGCCCGTCTTCTTGTCGAACGCGTGAATGTAGGAAGCCTTGTTGTTGTCCTGGATGACGATTGCGGTGTCGCCGACGAGCGCGGGAGAAGAGCTTTCGCCCCAGGTGACGTTGACTTTGCCGAGGTCTCTTTCCCATTTCAGATTGCCGTCGAGATCGAAGCAATAAAGCCCGTAGGAGCCGAAAGAGACCATGAGATGTTCGCCATCCGTGACCGGCGAACCGGAACTGCGGCTGTTCGTGGGTTGAATATCCTGATGCGCCGCATCCTGGCGAGCGACTTTCTTCCAGAGCGTCTGTCCGCTGCGGCGGTCCAGGCAAAGCACGGTGAAAGCGAATTTCATGTCGTTGCCCTCAACAGGCACGGCGGTGAGGACGAGAATCTTGTTTTCCCACACGATGGGAGTGGCGTGTCCCAGCCCAGGAATCGCGACTTTCCATTTCACGTTTTTTTCTTCGCTCCATTCCAGCGGCGGGCTGCCGTGCAGGACGAGGCCGTTGCCGGCGGGCCCGCGCCACTGCGGCCAGTTGCGGTCGTACTGCTCTGAGGAGGCGGCAAATGAAGGTCCAAGGCCTTTCGTGGAAAAAACGGCAATTGCGGACAAAAGCAGGGTGAATAGTTGGACTCTCATGGCCGGGATGATGTCATAGAGTCGATTCACTATGCAAGGCTCCCACATCCAAAACCCCAGAGCCCATTCACGCCGAACGGATTTTTGCCGGTCGTGTGCGCCAGCGTGCCCCAGGTGTAGATCAGGTCGGTCATCATGGATCGGTGTGACACCAATTCAGTTTGTTTTGAGGCGACCTGCGTCCAGCCCAGCTTGGCTTCGCTCTCGCGTTTGGAAGGGATGTCCGTCGAAGGTAGTGACAAAATTGAGTTGCCAGTTCGGACCGATTCCCCAAGGTTCAATGATGTGAGAAGACCGGTATGGCGAACCGATCCGTCTGTGTGTTGGCCTGTTGTGTTGGGAATGGGTCTTTTCGTCTTCATACACAAAGCGCCTGGACAACTCGCCCGCCAATCCGATCTTACATTCGAGCAACACGTCCGTCCCATCCTCAAAGCGCATTGCTTCGATTGCCATGGCGAAGGGGAAAAGCTGAAGGGCGGCCTCGATCTGCGCCTCCGCCGTTTCATGGTCAAAGGCGGAGATTCCGGAGCGGCCATCGTCCCCTTCCAGCCAGAGAAGAGCGAATTGATCGAGAAGATTCGCTCCGGCGAAATGCCCAAGCGGGACAAGAAACTTTCGTCCGAGGAAATCAGCACCATTGAAAAGTGGATCGCCAGCGGGGCGAAGACGGCTCGGGACGAACCCGCCGAGATCGGCCAGGGCATGCTCATCACCGAAGAAGAACGCGCGCATTGGGCGTTTCAGCCCGTGCGGCGTCCATCCGTTCCTGCGTTCCAGAGCGACCGGGTTCGCACGCCGGTCGATGCTTTCTTGCTCGCGGAGCTTGGCAAGCGCGGGCTTTCCTTTTCGCCGGATGCCGATCGGATCACGCTCATTCGGCGCGCCACGCTGGATCTCCTCGGCTTGTCTCCGAGTCCAGAGGAAGTCGCCGCGTTTGTAGCGGACAAAGCCCCTGGCGCTTATGAAAAACTCATCGACCGCTTGCTCAGTTCGCCGCATTACGGCGAGCGTTGGGGACGCCACTGGCTCGATGCCGCCGGTTACGCGGATTCTGATGGTTACTCCGAGGCCGACGTGCCGCGGGATTACGCTTACAAGTATCGCGACTATATGATCCGGGCGTTCAACTCCGACAAGCCGTTCGATGAATTCATCGTCGAACAACTGGCGGGCGACGAACAGGCGGCCAGCGTCTATACGAATCTCGCCTCTGCCGTCCGCGGTCCCGAAACCCTCGAAAAGCTCGTAGCCACGGGTTTTCTGCGCATGGGACCGGATGGCACGGCGACCGGCGGCATCGATCAGGACACGGCGCGGAACCAGGTCATCGCGGACACGATCAAGATTGTCTCGACTTCGTTGCTCGGTCTTTCCGTCGGCTGCGCGCAGTGCCACGACCACCGCTACGATCCCATTCCGCAGACGGATTATTACCGCCTGCGCGCCGTGTTGGAACCCGCTTACGACTGGAAGAACTGGCGCACGCCCCAGCAGCGCTTGATTTCACTCTACACCGATGCCGACCGCGCCAAAGCCTCCGAAATCGAAGCGGAAGCTAAAAAACTCACCGCCGAGAAAGAGGCCAAACAAAAGCAATACCTTGCCGACGCGCTCGAACGGCATCTTGAGAAATTCGACGCCGCTTTGCGCGATCCGCTTCGCTCCGCCTACCAAACGCCCCCCGACAAACGCACCGCCGAGCAGAAAAAACTGCTCATGGACCATCCGAGCGTGAACATCACGCCGGGCGTGCTCTACCAATACAATCCGAAGGCTGCCGATGATTTGAAAGCCATGGATGCCAAGATCGCCGAGGTCCGCGCCCGCAAGCCCGCCGAGGATTTCGTTCAAGCGCTGACGGAGGTTCCGGGAAAGATCCCCGTCACCTTCCTCTTCCATCGCGGCGATCCCAAGCAGCCAAAGGAAGCCGTCCAGCCCGGTGGGCTTTCGATCTTCGCTTCGACCGGGCAATGCGTTTCATTCCCGGACAAGGACCGCAGCTTGCCCAGCGCGGGACGCCGGTTGGCCTTCGCGCGTTGGCTCACGAGCGGGGAGCATCCCTTGGTGGCTCGCGTGATCGTTAACCGCGTTTGGATGCACCATTTCGGCCGCGGCCTCGTCGGCACACCCGCGGACTTCGGCATGCTCGGCGAAAAGCCGACCCATCCGGAGTTGCTCGACTGGCTCGCCAGCGCTTTCTCCTCTCAACTCTCAACCGCCAACTCTCAACTCGCCTTGAGCTGGAGTTTGAAACGCCTGCACAAATTGATCGTGACCTCCACCGCGTATCGTCAATCCTCGCGGCGCGATCCGGAAAAGGAAATCCACGACCCCGACAATACTCTCTACTGGCGCAAGCCCGTTCAGCGCCTGGACGCGGAATCGATTCGGGATTCCATTCTCGCCGCCAGCGGCGTGCTCAATCCCAAAATGGCCGGACCGCCAGTTCCGGTGCGTGAAGACCTCGTGGGCCAGGTCGTGGTCGGCGTCGATAAAAAGCAAGGCGACAACAAAATGCCGGTCGAAGTGCCGATGGGCGGCGAAGAATTCCGCCGCAGCGTGTATGTGCAGGTGCGCCGGAGCAAGCCGCTCGCTTTCCTGAATTCGTTCGACGCGCCGGTCATGGAAGTGAATTGCGAGCGCCGCCAATCCTCAACGGTCGCGACCCAGGCGCTCATGCTGATGAACAGCGATTTTGTTTTGGACCAGGCGCAACGGTTCGCGGCACGGCTGCGCCAAGAAGCCGGGCCGAACCGCAGAGATCAGATTATCCGCGCATGGCAACTGGCTTTCAGCCGTGATCCTTCGGAAAGCGAAATGCGAAGATCACTGGAGTTTCTCGCGCAACAGGTGACGCCCCTGGCGAGCGTTTCCGAGACAGCAACGGCTGAATCATCAGCGAAAACCACGGAGAAAAAGGCCGAACCGAGAGATTCAGCCAAAAAGGTCGAGCCAGACCATCAGGCGCTGGCCAATCTCTGCCAGGCCCTCTTGAGCGCAAACGAATTTCTCTACGTGGATTAGATTCAACCCTGTGACGTTGTAACGCTTCCCCTCACGGCTTTCCCGCCGCCGGATACGCCGAGGCGGCGCAATGGACGGCGCCGTGGTTGCGCTGGCTCGCGGCGGTGTAGATCGGGAGGATTGCGATCTCGGGTCCGAGCGCTTGCGGGTACGCGCTTCTGGCGGCTTCGTCTAGAAACGCGTAGAAACCCCCGTAAGCCGGTATGAGCAGGCGCGACCGATCGTGGAGACTGTTGACGTAATTGATCGTGCGATACATGTCCGGCAAACTGGGAATTGGCACCACTTTCCAGCCGAGTTTTTGCAGTTCACGAATCTGGGTCTGGCGGGCTTCCTCCAGCTCGCGCAACGCTGCGAAATAACTTCGAACCAGCGCATCCGGCGGCATTGCGGCCTCGGTGAGCGCCGCGCTCCAATGCAAATCCAGAGCCGCGAGGAAGCATTGGAAATTTCCAGTCGGCGAATCGTTTCGGTCCCTCGCAAACGCCCGGGCCAGGGTTAAAGGATATTGACGGTCCTGATTCAAATGCCGTTGCAGTGCGGCGGTCAGTGTCTGCGCGAGGTCGAGATTCTTGCCTTCGCGAAGCTGCGCGCGAGCTGCGTTCGCGTCGCCCGGCGTCAGGCTGCGATTGGCTTCCAAGACCGCCACGCCGCGTTCGAGGATCCGCCGGATGGCTGTTTGCGGATCATTGACAAACGCCAGCACTTGTCCCCGATGCGTCCGGACCGTGACGTCGAAATCCAGATGGTGGGAGACGATCGGGAAAACCACGCACACGTCCACGCCAAACTCCGCCCGGAATGCTTGCAGCGTCTGGTCGCGCGTCAAACCGAGCGCGGTGTTGCGGCAGATTTCCGCCTCGCTGACCAGCAGTACGCGCCGTTTGGCTGCGGGATCATGGACGGCGAGCAGATTGCCGCCCTGGAAAAGCAGCGGTGACTGGATCACGGTATGGCCCGCGGCGCGCAGTTCGTCCATCAGGTATGAATCTCCCGGCATGAACTGGGATTCGTCTTCACCCTGGGAAGCGTAACGCGGCGCCAGCGTGGCCGGCGCGGCGCGGTTGGCAGGATTCAGAGCTGCGAAACCGGCCTTCCCGTTGTCCTGCGCCCACGGAGTCACGTCGCATTTCTCGGCGAGAATCGTCAGTTGGTCGGGGCGCTTGAGCGGCCAAGAATGCTGCGCAAGCCAATGAAGGTTCGTGGCAAAAGTGTCCCGAATGGTGACCAGAAAATCCGCCTCCGGCAACGCAGCCACGATTTGCGCCGTGACATCCAGACTGTCGCCCGGAACGATCCCGCCCAGGTAACCGCCCTCCACTTGCATCCGCACCAGGGCGATTTCATCCTCGCCGTTTTCCGCCGCGACGCGAAATCCAGGGCCGTTCCGATGAAATTCGAAGCTAATTTAATAAGGGATTTGAGTTCCTCTTTCACCGCTGCGGCAGGCTTGCCGTCCAACAGCCGGCGAGCGGTGTGCCGAATCAGTTCAGTGCCCCGCGCGGATTGAGGGCCGTTCAGTTTGAAACAATCGAGCCAATCGGACGGGAAACCCAAATCAGAGAGCTCTCGTGCGGCAACTTCGGCAGGCTGAGCCAGAACTTTTTGCGGACCGAGGATGGCAAGGGCTTCTACGAGCGTCGCAATCAATCCCTCATGAGCGAGGCGGCGCGCAATGAAATCGGCGGCTTTCCGCTGCGCTTCGGTGAGGCCTTCCGCCGGGAGGACCATTGGAACCACTCGACCGGCCTCGTCCAGGATCGGCGCGCGAAATCCGCGCAGCGGCAATTGTCGCCGCTCCTGAGCGATCCGATATTTCGAGATTGGGTCCGGAATCTGGGGCGACAGAGTTTTGACGAACCCGGCATCGGCTGGCTGCCGTGCGCCGGGCGGACGGCCTCGTAGAGCGGCGTTCCCCGCCACCGCGTGATACCGTTGCGCATATTGGTCGAACGTGAGGCGGTGTCCTGTTCGGCGGACGAAATCGACCGGCAAATTAAGCCTTGATCCGATCTGCTCTCCATAAACCGGAAGCGTCCGAGTGCCCGCCGGATCCTGGATCACGACGATGGAGCCGTGTTGGCGGAGTGAACCTTGAAACGGCTGTTGATTAGCCACAGAGAGCGCAAAGATCACAGAGGAAACGAATTGAACGATCAACGCCATCTACTAACCGAGTGAATAGGTCTGTTCATTCGATAAGCCCGTCAAGCTTTGTGTTCTTTGTGCTCTCTGTGGCTGAACAGCTTTTTCGAGACTGAAAGACAGCCGGCGCGCTGCGCTGCGTCACCGCTCTCCAAGACAAATTCTGAATCATCGAAGGCGCCAATCGGACACGAAGGCCACGCCCCAATTGGGGCCTGGCGAATGGACTGCAAGTTGACTAGCGAAACCAAAGAACGAATTGCCGGTTGGTTCTTCCGTTACCCGGCGATTTGCATGCTCGTGTGGACGCTGCTGTTCTCGGTCGGGTTCCGGCTTTGTTTTTTAGGCCTGTTGTTGCTCCCCGTCATCCTGGCCCTGGCCTTGGCGAAGATTTGGCGGACGACCCCGTCGGGATTTCTTCCCGTAGTCCGGATCAGCGGCGTGGATTGGCTTCAGGCCAAAGCCCTCGAGCGGTCCGCGCAGCGCGAACTGCAAAGCGGGCGCGTCTCCGATGGTCTGATCGCCTACAATCTGGCGGTGGAGAATAATTCAGGCGATCAATCGTTGCTGCGTGGATTCTTGCGCCAGGTCGTGCGGCACGCGGAACCGCCGCGTTTTCAGGGCCCGGCGCTCTGGCGCGCCTTCTGGCTCATGCGCCTGACGCAGACGAACGTCATCGATCTGGAATTGGCCAGCGCGGTCTTCGAGAAATACGGGCTGGAGGATTATCTGATTGCACTTCTCAAATGCCACGAAGATCGTCTGACGTTGCCGCTGCAAAAGATTTTTCTGCGCGCCTTGTTCAATCAAGGACACATGGCGGAGTTCGATGCGTTCTGGCGCGAGCGGGCAGCGACGGCAGCCTTGCCGGCCGACCCGGAGATGCGGCTGTACCGCGCCGCCTTCCGGGAGGGCTGGGGACTCTGCGTCGTTCCCTCTCCCTTGAGGGAGAGGGTGAAGGCGTTAGACGAGTCAGCGGCCTTGGAAATTGCCAGCGCTTCTCCCTCACCCCAGGCCTCTCCCGCTGGGAGAGAGAGAACAGCCACTGAAAACAGCGAGGAACCACAAATGGAGGTGCGGCTGAACGATCATCTGCACGATCCGCAGTGGCGCGTGCTCGCCCATCGGCTTCGTTTGCGGGTGTGCGAACAGCGCGATGAAGTCGATGAATATCTGGCTTGTCTGGAGCGGTTGAGTGATTGGAAACTAGACCGCCTCATCGACCATGTCCGCGCCTGGCGTTTGCTGGCGGGAAACCAGCGGCGGGATTCGGCGATCGAACGGGCCAGGGCATTGGCGATGTCCCCGGCCACGGGGCTGGAAACCTTCCAATTGGCCCAGGCATACCTCGCTCTGGGCCTACGCGAGCTGGCGCAGCGCTTGCTCGATCGCTTCACCCTGGAGTTCAGTTTCCTGGACGAGCTGTGGATTTTGTATGCCAATCTGCTCATCGAGTCAGAGCAGTGGGACAACCTGCGGCGACTGGCGCTGCAAATCGGATTGGACAGCACCTTAAGCGAGCGGTTGGGGGATCTGAGTCATTTTCTGGAAGGCCGGGTGGAATTGGCGCAACACCGTTTGAATGCGGCCCGCCAGGCGTTTGGCCGGATCGGAACGAGCCGTTGTCCGCATCCTCAACTGACCCTCGCGATGGCCCCGCATTTGTGGCGCTGGGGACACAGGGAAAAAGCGCTTTCGTTGCTCAAGTCGGTAGAGCGGTTCAGCGAACACAATCCCGTTTACTGGGACACACTCGCGACCCTGGCTTTCGAGCTGAAGGACGCGGAGTTGTTGTTGAAATCCACAGCGAAGGCGCTGGCCTTGAACCCCGCCGACCGGGTCGCGCGAAACAACTATGCTGCGGCCTTGCTGATCAATCGCCGCCAGCCGGAGCAAGCGATCCAACACACGTTTGCGCTCTGGAGCCACCGACCCGACGCGGTGGCTTTTCGGATCAATCACGCTCTGGCGTTGATTCAGAACTATCGTTATGAGGATGCCGATCGGCTGCTGGCGCAGATCGACCCGCAAAGGCTGAGCGCCTCGGAGCGGGCGCTCTACAATTTCGGTTGCGTGGAGGTGCTGGTTCGTCAGGGGCGTCTGGAGTTGGCCCGAACGTTCTCACGGGAAGTGGAAGCGGACCATTTGTTCCCCGAGCAAGGGAAACATCTCCAAGAACTCCGAGAAACGTTCGAGAGCGTCATTGTCCGGAAATCTTCGGTGGACCATGACGAAGCAGCCGCCGCAACTCCTCCTATCGATTGAAACGCAAGCTGGACAGAAGAGGACATAGAGTTGGCAAACCTTCAATAGCTCCTGTGAAGTTTCCGAATCAATCCGCGGCACACTCCTCAAGCAGCTTCCGATAAACCTCCCGTGCGTGGGCGTAGTCCTTCTTCGCCTGGTCCATTTCGTCGGCCTTGTAGAAGCGCTCCTTCTGCGACCAGCATTGATCGAGGCTTTTCAAGCACCA
It contains:
- a CDS encoding DUF1553 domain-containing protein, translated to MGLFVFIHKAPGQLARQSDLTFEQHVRPILKAHCFDCHGEGEKLKGGLDLRLRRFMVKGGDSGAAIVPFQPEKSELIEKIRSGEMPKRDKKLSSEEISTIEKWIASGAKTARDEPAEIGQGMLITEEERAHWAFQPVRRPSVPAFQSDRVRTPVDAFLLAELGKRGLSFSPDADRITLIRRATLDLLGLSPSPEEVAAFVADKAPGAYEKLIDRLLSSPHYGERWGRHWLDAAGYADSDGYSEADVPRDYAYKYRDYMIRAFNSDKPFDEFIVEQLAGDEQAASVYTNLASAVRGPETLEKLVATGFLRMGPDGTATGGIDQDTARNQVIADTIKIVSTSLLGLSVGCAQCHDHRYDPIPQTDYYRLRAVLEPAYDWKNWRTPQQRLISLYTDADRAKASEIEAEAKKLTAEKEAKQKQYLADALERHLEKFDAALRDPLRSAYQTPPDKRTAEQKKLLMDHPSVNITPGVLYQYNPKAADDLKAMDAKIAEVRARKPAEDFVQALTEVPGKIPVTFLFHRGDPKQPKEAVQPGGLSIFASTGQCVSFPDKDRSLPSAGRRLAFARWLTSGEHPLVARVIVNRVWMHHFGRGLVGTPADFGMLGEKPTHPELLDWLASAFSSQLSTANSQLALSWSLKRLHKLIVTSTAYRQSSRRDPEKEIHDPDNTLYWRKPVQRLDAESIRDSILAASGVLNPKMAGPPVPVREDLVGQVVVGVDKKQGDNKMPVEVPMGGEEFRRSVYVQVRRSKPLAFLNSFDAPVMEVNCERRQSSTVATQALMLMNSDFVLDQAQRFAARLRQEAGPNRRDQIIRAWQLAFSRDPSESEMRRSLEFLAQQVTPLASVSETATAESSAKTTEKKAEPRDSAKKVEPDHQALANLCQALLSANEFLYVD